In Desulfobacterales bacterium, one DNA window encodes the following:
- the lepB gene encoding signal peptidase I translates to MKSNDSSEKALGTKIKSGLRENIEAIAVAVVLALFIRTFVVQAFKIPSGSMKPTLLIGDHILVNKFIYGIKIPFWDKVVIPIKKPERSDIVVFKFPEDPSKDFIKRVVGIAGDVIEIRNKQLYVNHKRMEPYFGVYLDSAVISGSLQPRDNFGPVTVPAASLFVMGDNRDHSYDSRFWGFVRLDALKGKAFIIYWSWDKDNFGVRWSRLGDLLK, encoded by the coding sequence TTGAAATCAAACGATTCTTCCGAAAAAGCACTCGGAACAAAAATAAAAAGCGGACTTAGAGAAAACATTGAAGCCATTGCCGTAGCCGTGGTTCTGGCACTGTTTATACGTACTTTCGTTGTCCAGGCATTTAAGATTCCCTCGGGATCCATGAAGCCCACCCTATTGATCGGCGACCACATTTTGGTGAACAAGTTTATTTACGGCATTAAAATCCCCTTCTGGGACAAGGTTGTTATTCCCATAAAAAAGCCGGAGCGGAGCGATATTGTTGTTTTTAAGTTTCCGGAAGATCCCTCAAAGGATTTTATCAAGCGCGTGGTCGGTATTGCCGGGGATGTGATTGAAATTCGCAATAAACAGCTCTATGTCAACCATAAACGCATGGAACCCTATTTCGGCGTCTACCTTGATTCAGCAGTCATTTCCGGCAGTTTACAACCAAGGGACAATTTCGGTCCGGTTACGGTCCCGGCAGCGTCTCTCTTTGTCATGGGAGACAACCGGGACCACAGTTATGACAGTCGGTTCTGGGGGTTTGTTCGATTGGACGCCTTAAAGGGAAAGGCCTTTATCATCTACTGGTCATGGGATAAGGATAATTTTGGCGTCAGGTGGAGCAGGCTGGGCGACCTGTTGAAGTAA